A segment of the Fibrobacter succinogenes subsp. succinogenes S85 genome:
AAATATAAAAAAAGAACCCGCAACAAACGGATTCTTTTTAGTGGTTAGTACGCAGTGACTGGTAAACAGGGGAAGACAATTGTGGAGCTAAGCTCCACCACTGTCAACTGTCTACTGCCTACTGTCTACTAATTAGCAGCCGAGCTTTTCGAAGAGGTAAGCTTCGAGCTTGTCGATAGCGACGAGTTCCTGTTTCATGGAGTCGCGTTCGCGAACAGTCACGTAGCCAAGCTTTGCCGGATCGGATTCACCCTCGCCAACAGTGTCGAAGTCAACGGTCACGCAGAACGGCGTGCCGAGTTCGTCCTGACGGCGGTAGCGCTTACCGATGGACTGCGTTTCGTCGTATTCGACGTTCCAGCGGTTGAGGAGCTTCTGATAAAGTTCTTCGGCCTTTTCCTTGACCTTGCCCTTCTTCACGAGCGGGAGCACGGCAACCTTGACCGGAGCAACCTTCGGATCGAAGTGGAGCACGGTACGTTCGTCGTTTTCGAGCTTTTCGACTTCGTAAGCGTTGCAGAGAAGCACGAGGAGCAAACGTTCCACACCGAGAGACGGTTCAACAACGTACGGGATGTAGCGTTTGTTCTGAACCGGGTCAATGTATTCCTGCTTGACCTTGGATTCGTTCTGGTGCTGCGTGAGGTCGTAGTTCGTACGAGATGCGATACCCCAGAGTTCGCCCCAGCCGAACGGGAATTCGTATTCGACGTCGGTGGTGCCGTTACTGTAGTGGGAAAGTTCTTCCTTGGCATGTTCGCGGAGGCGGAGCTTTTCACGCTTCACGCCGAGATCGTTCACGAGCCATTCGAAGCAGTACTTACGCCAGAAGTTGTACCAATCGAGTTCAGTACCCGGTTCGCAGAAGAATTCAAGTTCCATCTGTTCGAATTCGCGAGTACGGAAGATGAAGTTACCCGGAGTAATTTCGTTACGGAAAGACTTACCGATCTGACCGACACCGAACGGGATGCGCGGGCGGACGTTGTCAACGATGTTGCGGAAGTCCACGAAGATACCCTGAGCGGTTTCCGGACGGAGATAGACCTTGTTGCCTTCGCCTTCAATCACGCCGATTTCAGTCTGGAACATGAGGTTGAATGCACGCGGCTTTGTCCAATCGGTCTTGCCGCAAGTCGGGCATTCAATCTTGTTGTCCACCATCATCTGGTGAACTTCGTCAAAATTCTTGCCAGCGCAGCAGCCTTCACCGAGCTTTTCTTCGAGGAGCTGGTCAGCGCGGAAACGTTCGTGGCAAGCGAGGCAGTCCACGAGCGGGTCAGAGAAGTTGCCCACATGGCCAGAAGCCTTCCAAACGCGGGGGTTCAAAAGAATAGAGCTATCGAGACCAAGCACATCGTGGCGGGAAGTCACGAACTTCTTCCACCAGAGATTCTTGATGTTGCGCTTGAGTTCCACGCCATACGGACCGTAGTCCCAAGTATTGGCGAGGCCATCGTAAATTTCGGAGCCGGGGAAAATGAAGCCGCGGCGTTTGCAGAGGGAGATGATGTCCTTGAGGGCATCCTGAACTTTCTTTGCCATTATATATCCTTTATCGGCCGTGCCCATGAGGCATGTTTTGGCCGGACTAGGAACCTACCTGGATGATAGGCCCTGACGGGGGGGTAAATATAGAATTTAGACGAGAGACTAGAGACGAGAGATAGAAAAATCAGAGGATTACCAAGCGTCTTTCATTTCATCTTTTAAATCATATAAGGTCTGCAAGAGACGGTTCACCATGTAATTATCATATTTGCCGACTTCAATACCGATAAAATTCATGCAAAACATATCGGCATATTCGACACCAAAGGATCCTGTGTCAAAACGATAATCAAAGAGGTTTTCAACAAATATTTTCGCATGGTTTATTTTCCGAACACTGGGAATTTCGCAAATTTCAGAGTGATGTTCGTTCAAATAGTTGTCCAAGATTTTATTGGGGCCATTTCGCTTAACGCAATGCGGAATAAAGCCATCCAGCGGATCTTTTGCGCACAAAGTCATTTCGCTATTCGATGAATCCAGCAAATCCTGACGGTACGAATAAAGATTTACTCTTTCTACTGTTACGTCTATAAAACGAAAGACTCTTTCTTTTTGTACTTGTTCTTCTTCCCATTCTTCATCTGTCGCTGTTGAATCGAGCCATTTATACTTCTCTACGCTATGCAAAGAAGGCAATCCATATGATGTAGCAAGTTCTGTAGAATGCGGATGCTTGACATAATAAAAATCAAATTCATTAAAATGGTACAGCAGCAAAGCGATACTCAAAATTAAACCGCAAAGAAGAATCTTGTTAACAGGCCCCTTAATCATAAGCTCAATTTACAAAAAAGACCCCACTTGCGCAGGGTCTCATTTAGATTGGGAGTATCTTAACGTTACGTTTTATCGTACATTTACTATTTGCTGCTGAGCACCTACACGGAGCAAATAAGATCCGCTACGTGGCACTTGCATCGAGAAATTCGGAACACTTGCACGACTGCTGTAAATCACACGGCCCTGCATATCAAGCAAATTAATGTCGCTTCCAATTTTAGCGCCCGAAATCTGGAGATTGCGGCCATTCACAAAAGCGGAGAATTTTGCAATAGGAGTTGTCTTTTCCAAACCCATGCCCGGATTAAACTTTGTCCAAACTCTAGATTTGCAGACAAATACAGTTTTCAAATCCGTAACATAATAAGTCATGTTTTCACGCTTGGCAGTGCAACTCGGCATATCTTCTTCGGTGCCCACAGCTTCAACAACGATATCCGGGATAATGCTAGAGCTGGATACAGCCTTTGAACTAGACGATGTTGATTTTTTGCTGCTAGAAGAAGAAGCCTTGGCAGAAGAACTGGAACCAGATTTTGCGCTACTAGAAGATGCCGGTTTTGCAGAAGAACTCGATGCAGCCTTCGCACTACTTGAAGACGCAGGCTTAGCACTGCTCGAAGAAGCCTTAACGCTGCTAGACGATACAGCCTTTGCGCTAGAGCTAGAAGCCGGCTTGACAGAAGAACTAGAAGCAGGTTTCGAGCTGCTCGAGGATTCCACCTTGACGCTACTAGATGATGCAGGAGCAACGCTAGAGCTAGAGGGAGTTGCGCTAGATGACGACGAAGTCACTGAGGAACTAGAAACCACGACACTCGAGCTAGACAGTGCAACACTAGAACTTGAGAGAATATTGCTAGAACTAAACTGCGCAACGCTAGACGAAGAAGGCGTTTCAGAAGAACTAGAAAGCTCAACGCTAGAACTCGAGGCAAGCGTTTCACTGCTTGACGAAACTACTTCCACACTTGAGGAGGACAGATCGGCGGACTCTGCAACAAACGTAGCGCTCACTTCAACATCAAAATTCGGCATATCGAAAGCACAACTTCCTTCGACAGCAGTGCTACCCATTCCCCACATTCCTGGATTCGTTACATTACCAGGTTCAACAGTCGTGCAAGGCACAATTGTTTTAGAATCTAGGGAACGGTTCACGCTAACCGAGGCCACTTTGTAACCACTTGCCGGATTCGGGTTCACAGTCACCTTTACACCCGGTTTGGTACGATCACGATAACGGTCACTAAACGAAAGCGTCACATTTCCGTTATCTGTATTTTTTACAGTAAGGTAATAGCGCAAGGATTCAAAAGAAGCCGAAACAAAAACATCATGATCCGGCATTAAAAATTTTGATTCGCTTTTTTCAACAGTAGAAACTTTTCGTTGATTGTAAGCATCACCGTATTCATCGTAAACAGTAAAGCCCACAAAAACTTTTCCATCAGGAATGATTGGAGCTACATCAAGCCAGGATCCCGCAGGTGCTTCACCAACAACAGCTTGGTTTAGCATGACGTTAAACGATTTTTCTTCATCGTTTCCGACTTTGTTGATTTTATAATTTTGAGCATAAGCGCTCATGGCGAACGCAAGCGTCGCCCCCATTCCAAGGCAGATTTTTTTCCTCATACAAATCCCTAACTTTTGTATTCTCAAATTTAGTATAAGTTTTTTCATGTGCAATATATCACAATTAACGAAATATTACAAATAAGGAATTTATATGCAAATAAACATTGAAAAAATTTCAAAAAACACATTTCTGAAATATTGAGAAATTCAGAACACCACAAATTAGGTAAACAAACCATTACAGTCTTTTTAATAGATTCACCATATTCCATTTTAGTCCGTAAAAAAACGCTTTTATTTTTTGATATATTTCTACCGAATTTAAGCCAATAGAATATATGGAAGAACCTAAGAAAAAAGGCGCCAAGCCCGTCGAACATAAGAAAGAACAGGAACGATGCATTCTAGTGGGCATCGCCACACCCAAAATTCGTCCGTGGCTTGCAGGCGAGCAACTCGCAGAGCTCGGTCGCCTCGCAGAAACTGCTGGCGCATACGTTACACGTAGTTTCTTGCAGCGCGTTCAAAACTTTAGCCCGGCAACGCTCATTGGCGAAGGCAAGGTGGGCGAAGTCAAGCGCGCTCTCGAAGAAGACAACGCCAAGATGGTCGTGTTTGACGACGACCTCTCGGGTTCGCAAGTGCGCAATCTCGAAGAACGCATGCCCGGCATCAAGGTTCTCGACCGCACAGGACTTATTCTCGATATTTTCGCAAAGCACGCCGTCACGGCAGAAAGCCGCCTGATGGTTGAAGTGGCACAATTGCAGTACATGATGCCGCGTCTCACCGGTGCGTGGACGCACCTTTGCCGCCAGCACAATGGCGGCATCGGCACCAAAGGGCCGGGCGAGACGCAGCTTGAGACAGACCGCCGCATGATCCGCAAGCGCATCCAGGAACTCAAAAAGAAGCTTGAGAAAATCGAAGATGCGCGCGAGCAACAGGCCGACAAGCGAAACGACATTTTCCAAGTGGGCATCGTAGGTTACACGAACGCCGGCAAATCGACACTCACGAACCGCTTGACCGGCGCTGACGTTTACGTTGAAGACAAACTCTTTGCAACGCTTGACAGCACGACGAGAAAGCTATTTCTCGATGGCGAAAACATCATCCTTTCCGATACGGTCGGATTCATCCGCAAGCTCCCCCACAACTTGATTGAAACGTTCAAGAGCACGCTCGGCGTGGCCGCGCATGCGGATTGCATCTTGGAAGTTGTTGACGGAAGCGCTCCGGACTACCGCGACCACTTGGAAGTCACGCACAAGACGCTCGAAAGCATTATCGACAAGGATACGCCGCGCCTCCGCGTTTTCAACAAGGTCGAAGTCGCAAGCGAAGCGCGCCGCACAGAGCTCTTGCAGAACTATCCTGACGCCATCCAAATCAGCGCGAAGGAGAACATCGGCATGGAACGCTTGCGCGCAGCCTTCAAGGAACAGCTTGAACGCTGGCACGAGAAACGCGCCGTTGCAGAAGCTAAAGAAAAGGAAATTGCAGAAGCCCCATGGCCGCCGGAATTAGACTAAAGAACGGCGCAAAGCGCCTACAGACGAGAGACGAAAGATGAATCGAGAAGAACTTAAAGAAAAGTATGGCAAGAAGCGCGTTCCGCATGAATGGCGCAAAACAGACTGGTTCACCACCCTCGTCGTGACGTTTTTCGGCTCGGGAATGAGCCCGAAAGCGCCCGGCACCATGGGTAGCCTCGCCGCTGCAATTGTCGCCTACCCCATGGCCATGTTAAGTTACGCCTACCCCATCGTCATCAACGACAACGCGTTCAACACGAAAGATGCAAATGCACTTGAATCATTTGCCGCCATTTTCCTCGCGGTTCCCAAAAACTTTATGATTGCAGCGCTGCTCATCTTTTTCGCCGCCATCCCGTTTGTAAAAAAAGCGATGAAAGATACCGGCACCGAAGACCCTGGCTGGATTGTGATTGACGAAGTCTGCGGAATTTTCATGACATTCGCCTTTATCCGCCCCGAATGGATTCTGAACGCCCCCTGGATCTTAATCATCGGCTTTGCGCTTTTCCGCTTTTTCGATATTCTCAAGCCGCTTGGCATCCATAAAATGGAAAAACTCCCCGGAGCTTGGGGAGTTATGGCAGACGACCTGCTCGGCGGAATCTATGCCGGGTTAGTACTCACCATTGGCCTTGTTTTACCCGCCGTATTTTTGATGTAAGGCACTTATCACAGCGGATTAAACGTCACGCCAGCCTTGATAGCGACCGAAGACCAATGGGCCAAACCATCTGCAAAGCGTTCGTTATACTTGTGATAGAACTTGGCATCCAAAAGCAAGTCTAAATAGATTCGTTCATTGACGCGGAAACCCACGCCCAAAAGCATACTAAATTCCATAGACGAGTCC
Coding sequences within it:
- a CDS encoding glycine--tRNA ligase, with amino-acid sequence MAKKVQDALKDIISLCKRRGFIFPGSEIYDGLANTWDYGPYGVELKRNIKNLWWKKFVTSRHDVLGLDSSILLNPRVWKASGHVGNFSDPLVDCLACHERFRADQLLEEKLGEGCCAGKNFDEVHQMMVDNKIECPTCGKTDWTKPRAFNLMFQTEIGVIEGEGNKVYLRPETAQGIFVDFRNIVDNVRPRIPFGVGQIGKSFRNEITPGNFIFRTREFEQMELEFFCEPGTELDWYNFWRKYCFEWLVNDLGVKREKLRLREHAKEELSHYSNGTTDVEYEFPFGWGELWGIASRTNYDLTQHQNESKVKQEYIDPVQNKRYIPYVVEPSLGVERLLLVLLCNAYEVEKLENDERTVLHFDPKVAPVKVAVLPLVKKGKVKEKAEELYQKLLNRWNVEYDETQSIGKRYRRQDELGTPFCVTVDFDTVGEGESDPAKLGYVTVRERDSMKQELVAIDKLEAYLFEKLGC
- a CDS encoding InlB B-repeat-containing protein, with protein sequence MRKKICLGMGATLAFAMSAYAQNYKINKVGNDEEKSFNVMLNQAVVGEAPAGSWLDVAPIIPDGKVFVGFTVYDEYGDAYNQRKVSTVEKSESKFLMPDHDVFVSASFESLRYYLTVKNTDNGNVTLSFSDRYRDRTKPGVKVTVNPNPASGYKVASVSVNRSLDSKTIVPCTTVEPGNVTNPGMWGMGSTAVEGSCAFDMPNFDVEVSATFVAESADLSSSSVEVVSSSSETLASSSSVELSSSSETPSSSSVAQFSSSNILSSSSVALSSSSVVVSSSSVTSSSSSATPSSSSVAPASSSSVKVESSSSSKPASSSSVKPASSSSAKAVSSSSVKASSSSAKPASSSSAKAASSSSAKPASSSSAKSGSSSSAKASSSSSKKSTSSSSKAVSSSSIIPDIVVEAVGTEEDMPSCTAKRENMTYYVTDLKTVFVCKSRVWTKFNPGMGLEKTTPIAKFSAFVNGRNLQISGAKIGSDINLLDMQGRVIYSSRASVPNFSMQVPRSGSYLLRVGAQQQIVNVR
- the hflX gene encoding GTPase HflX; translation: MEEPKKKGAKPVEHKKEQERCILVGIATPKIRPWLAGEQLAELGRLAETAGAYVTRSFLQRVQNFSPATLIGEGKVGEVKRALEEDNAKMVVFDDDLSGSQVRNLEERMPGIKVLDRTGLILDIFAKHAVTAESRLMVEVAQLQYMMPRLTGAWTHLCRQHNGGIGTKGPGETQLETDRRMIRKRIQELKKKLEKIEDAREQQADKRNDIFQVGIVGYTNAGKSTLTNRLTGADVYVEDKLFATLDSTTRKLFLDGENIILSDTVGFIRKLPHNLIETFKSTLGVAAHADCILEVVDGSAPDYRDHLEVTHKTLESIIDKDTPRLRVFNKVEVASEARRTELLQNYPDAIQISAKENIGMERLRAAFKEQLERWHEKRAVAEAKEKEIAEAPWPPELD
- a CDS encoding phosphatidylglycerophosphatase A — translated: MNREELKEKYGKKRVPHEWRKTDWFTTLVVTFFGSGMSPKAPGTMGSLAAAIVAYPMAMLSYAYPIVINDNAFNTKDANALESFAAIFLAVPKNFMIAALLIFFAAIPFVKKAMKDTGTEDPGWIVIDEVCGIFMTFAFIRPEWILNAPWILIIGFALFRFFDILKPLGIHKMEKLPGAWGVMADDLLGGIYAGLVLTIGLVLPAVFLM